A single region of the Nocardioides sp. W7 genome encodes:
- a CDS encoding MBL fold metallo-hydrolase, translated as MRITKFGHACVRVEHDGATIVLDPGVFTDRAALDGADAVLITHEHVDHYLPDHLAAIDVPVFTIDAVAAKIREDVPEVAERTTVVLPGQTFEVAGLPVRAVGELHAVIHPDYPRFHNSGFVITAGAEKVYHPGDALTGPGEYVDVLLAPVSAPWLKISEAIDFARSVEAPRNLAIHDRIYSDVGLGFVETHMNAFLPKQGLSYVRLADGEELA; from the coding sequence ATGCGGATCACGAAGTTCGGCCACGCCTGCGTCCGGGTGGAGCACGACGGCGCCACCATCGTCCTCGACCCCGGGGTGTTCACCGACCGGGCCGCGCTCGACGGCGCGGACGCGGTGCTGATCACCCACGAGCACGTCGACCACTACCTGCCCGACCACCTCGCGGCGATCGACGTACCCGTCTTCACGATCGACGCGGTCGCCGCGAAGATCCGCGAGGACGTGCCCGAGGTCGCCGAGCGGACCACGGTCGTGCTGCCCGGGCAGACCTTCGAGGTCGCCGGCCTGCCGGTGCGCGCGGTCGGGGAGCTGCACGCGGTCATCCACCCCGACTACCCGCGCTTCCACAACAGCGGCTTCGTCATCACCGCTGGCGCCGAGAAGGTCTACCACCCGGGCGACGCGCTCACCGGTCCCGGCGAGTACGTCGACGTCCTGCTGGCGCCGGTCTCCGCCCCGTGGCTGAAGATCTCCGAGGCCATCGACTTCGCGCGCTCGGTCGAGGCGCCGCGCAACCTCGCGATCCACGACCGGATCTACTCCGACGTCGGGCTCGGCTTCGTAGAGACGCACATGAACGCGTTCCTGCCGAAGCAGGGCCTCAGCTACGTCCGGCTCGCCGACGGCGAGGAGCTGGCCTGA
- a CDS encoding isochorismate synthase: MTSSATPDGQPPAGPLVARTVPVDPAVADSLLDLLPRDRPVTWLRRGEGLVGWGVAAEVRTSGPTRFADAAKWWSEATARAVVDDHVQEPGTGLVSFGTFAFADDPGDSLLVVPSVVVGRRGDSAWLTTVGAEVELPVAQDVPPAPVGVRFADGALNGEQWMTVVADAVARIEAGDLEKVVLARDLIATATDPIDVRWPLRRLASGYPMCWTFHVDGIFGATPEMLVRRERGLVTSRVLAGTIRRTGDDERDLALAATLARSSKDLEEHEYAVRSVADALEPHCSSMNVPEAPFVLHLPNVMHLATDVNGVVHDAATVSSLQLAEALHPSAAVGGTPTPVATALIAEIEGMDRGRYAGPVGWMDASGDGEWGIALRSASLDGATVRLFAGCGIVGDSDPEAELAEAQAKFVPVRDALAP; the protein is encoded by the coding sequence GTGACATCGAGCGCGACCCCGGACGGGCAGCCTCCGGCCGGCCCCCTGGTCGCCCGGACCGTGCCCGTCGATCCCGCCGTCGCGGACTCGCTCCTCGACCTGCTCCCCCGCGACCGCCCGGTGACGTGGCTGCGCCGGGGCGAGGGCCTCGTCGGCTGGGGCGTCGCGGCCGAGGTGCGCACCAGCGGACCCACCCGGTTCGCCGACGCCGCGAAGTGGTGGAGCGAGGCGACGGCACGCGCCGTCGTCGACGATCACGTGCAGGAGCCGGGCACCGGGCTGGTGTCCTTCGGCACCTTCGCCTTCGCCGACGACCCCGGTGACTCGCTCCTCGTCGTCCCGTCCGTCGTGGTGGGCCGGCGCGGCGACTCCGCCTGGCTGACGACGGTCGGCGCCGAGGTCGAGCTCCCGGTCGCCCAGGACGTCCCGCCCGCGCCCGTCGGCGTCCGGTTCGCCGACGGCGCCCTCAACGGCGAGCAGTGGATGACGGTCGTCGCCGACGCCGTCGCCAGGATCGAGGCCGGCGACCTGGAGAAGGTCGTCCTCGCCCGTGACCTGATCGCCACCGCCACCGACCCCATCGACGTCCGCTGGCCGCTGCGTCGCCTCGCGTCCGGCTACCCCATGTGCTGGACCTTCCACGTCGACGGCATCTTCGGCGCCACGCCGGAGATGCTCGTCCGCCGCGAGCGCGGCCTCGTCACCTCCCGCGTGCTGGCCGGCACCATCCGTCGTACCGGCGACGACGAGCGCGACCTCGCCCTCGCTGCGACCCTGGCCCGCTCGTCGAAGGACCTCGAGGAGCACGAGTACGCCGTCCGCTCGGTCGCCGACGCCCTCGAGCCGCACTGCTCCTCGATGAACGTGCCCGAGGCGCCGTTCGTGCTGCACCTGCCCAACGTCATGCACCTCGCGACGGACGTGAACGGCGTCGTCCACGACGCCGCTACCGTCTCGTCGCTGCAGCTCGCCGAGGCGCTGCACCCCTCCGCGGCCGTCGGCGGCACCCCCACCCCCGTCGCGACGGCGCTGATCGCCGAGATCGAGGGCATGGACCGGGGCCGTTACGCCGGGCCGGTCGGCTGGATGGACGCCTCCGGCGACGGCGAGTGGGGCATCGCCCTGCGCTCGGCGTCCCTCGACGGTGCCACCGTGCGGCTCTTCGCCGGTTGCGGGATCGTGGGCGACTCCGACCCGGAGGCCGAGCTCGCCGAGGCGCAGGCCAAGTTCGTGCCGGTTCGGGACGCGCTCGCGCCCTGA
- a CDS encoding L,D-transpeptidase family protein yields the protein MLLVRRLVLVVTLAVLVSATAYGAGWASQQEDRRATAPASAPVAVSAARPAILAPGDRGRRVRALQARLVQLDWFQADPTGRYGDLTTDAVRGFQGKRGIPVTGAVDRRTLRRLRTMTTAPTRAEMRGGGSNVPGPLDRRCRTGRVVCVDKSSRTLRWVVDGEVLKTVDARFGGPGLATREGAFRVQRRSRDHVSSLYGSSMPFAMFFSGGQAVHYSPDFVAVGYAGASHGCVNVRDREAIAWLFDQVRVGDPVIIYRS from the coding sequence ATGTTGCTCGTGCGCCGCCTGGTGCTCGTCGTCACGCTCGCAGTCCTGGTCTCGGCCACGGCGTACGGCGCCGGCTGGGCGAGCCAGCAGGAGGACCGTCGGGCCACCGCTCCCGCGTCTGCCCCCGTCGCCGTGTCCGCGGCCCGGCCCGCGATCCTCGCCCCCGGCGACCGGGGTCGACGGGTCCGCGCCCTGCAGGCCCGGCTGGTCCAGCTCGACTGGTTCCAGGCCGACCCCACCGGGCGGTACGGCGACCTGACCACCGACGCCGTACGCGGCTTCCAGGGCAAGCGGGGAATCCCCGTGACCGGCGCGGTCGACCGGCGCACACTGCGCCGGCTCCGGACGATGACGACCGCGCCCACCCGGGCGGAGATGCGGGGCGGCGGGAGCAACGTGCCGGGTCCGCTCGACCGGCGTTGCCGGACCGGCCGGGTCGTCTGTGTCGACAAGTCGAGCCGCACCCTGCGCTGGGTGGTCGACGGCGAGGTGCTGAAGACCGTCGACGCCCGCTTCGGCGGCCCCGGCCTGGCGACCCGCGAGGGTGCGTTCCGGGTCCAGCGCAGGAGTCGTGACCACGTGTCGAGCCTCTACGGGTCCTCGATGCCGTTCGCGATGTTCTTCAGCGGCGGCCAGGCGGTCCACTACAGCCCCGACTTCGTCGCGGTCGGGTACGCCGGCGCGTCCCACGGCTGCGTGAACGTCCGCGACCGCGAGGCGATCGCCTGGCTCTTCGACCAGGTCAGGGTCGGCGACCCGGTCATCATCTACCGCTCCTGA
- a CDS encoding demethylmenaquinone methyltransferase: MARAELDKQPTDVRRMFDAVARRYDVTNDVLSMGQDRRWRRSVIAAVDPQPGERVLDLAAGTGTSSQPFADRGATVVPCDFSLGMLRVGKQARPHLPFTAGDGTRLPFADDTFDAVTISFGLRNIVDPLAGLAELQRVTRPGGRLVVCEFSHPTWAPFRTVYLEYLMKALPAISRAVSSSPDAYVYLAESIRAWPDQERLAALIAKAGWARPEWQNLSGGIVALHRATC, encoded by the coding sequence GTGGCCCGTGCAGAGCTGGACAAGCAGCCGACCGACGTCCGACGCATGTTCGACGCGGTCGCGCGTCGCTACGACGTCACCAACGACGTCCTCTCGATGGGTCAGGACCGGCGCTGGCGCAGGTCCGTCATCGCGGCGGTCGACCCGCAGCCGGGGGAGCGGGTCCTCGACCTCGCGGCCGGCACCGGTACGTCGAGCCAGCCGTTCGCCGACCGCGGAGCGACCGTGGTCCCGTGCGACTTCTCGCTGGGCATGCTCCGGGTGGGGAAGCAGGCGCGCCCGCACCTGCCGTTCACGGCCGGCGACGGCACCCGGCTCCCGTTCGCCGACGACACCTTCGACGCCGTCACGATCTCCTTCGGGCTGCGCAACATCGTCGACCCGCTCGCCGGCCTGGCCGAGCTGCAGCGGGTCACCCGTCCCGGGGGTCGGCTGGTGGTCTGCGAGTTCAGCCACCCGACCTGGGCGCCGTTCCGCACGGTCTACCTGGAGTACCTCATGAAGGCGCTGCCCGCGATCTCGCGCGCGGTCTCCTCCTCCCCGGACGCCTACGTCTACCTCGCGGAGTCGATCCGGGCCTGGCCCGACCAGGAGCGCCTCGCCGCGCTGATCGCGAAGGCCGGCTGGGCCCGCCCGGAGTGGCAGAACCTCTCCGGCGGCATCGTCGCCCTGCACCGCGCGACCTGCTGA